TCTTCGACAACAATTACAAGAGTGTGAATTGCTGTTATTACGCGGGGATCGAGAAGATAGAGGAAAGACATATATCCCTGGAAGAGACCCCGCGGCCCAGGAAAAGGTCAAAGAAGATGCTCCTTCCCTGAAGGGGGCCGTGCTGTACAGAA
This DNA window, taken from Syntrophorhabdus sp., encodes the following:
- a CDS encoding DUF3553 domain-containing protein, with translation MYHKRYTRWGMGIVIEERRSELPGGFCYVRVDFQDGKVRVFDNNYKSVNCCYYAGIEKIEERHISLEETPRPRKRSKKMLLP